CGCTCGTCTCTCCGGAGGAGTTACCCCGGTAAAGGGTGAACCACCCCACTCCTAACGCGCCCTGACAGGAAGTAAATTTCCGTCTCCTGTCCTGGTGTCTTCAGGAGACAGTTTCCAGCGGAGCCGTTGGGGGGAGATGGTCCTCTATGCAGATGACGCTGTCATATCTGTCACAGTCTGTCTGACTTCACCCAGGTGACCGACCCGAACCGGCACCTGGAAATCTACACGCTTTGGCTTGCCTCAAACGCCCGTCTCAGATCCTAGATGTCCAGATGATGACGGTGGCGGTGACACCAGAAGatgtgaggtcagaggtcaatcgAAGACCCGCCGCGGAGGCCGCGGACGTGACCGGAGAGTCGGACGACAGCTCAAGCTTGAAGAACCTGATTGGTGATCCGTCAAACCGGCAGACAGACGTCAGGTTCCATCAGAGTCCTCCAGGAAACGTGGATGAATTCTCTACTGGTTCATAACGCCGTGTGACCTCTGTCAAACCATCATCGTCTAGACCCGCAGACTCCAGAGGCATGATGGGAAGATCATCAAAGAGTTCACCCGAATAAAACAAGaaggagagactagtttaaaacacctgaagaagagactagtttaaaaacatctgaagaagagactagtttaaaacaacTGGAAAAGAAGACCGTCTCCagtgtttactgttgtttactATTGTTTAcagttgtttattattgtttactgttgtttactATTGTTTACAGTTGTTTActattgtttactgttgtttactATTTCTTACTGTTATGTACTGTTGTTTActattgtttactgttgtttgctattgtttactgttgtttacaGTTGTTTACTATTGTTAACTGTTGTTTActattgtttactgttgtttactATTGCTTACTGCTGTGTAatattgtttactgttgtttactATTGTTTAcagttgtttattattgtttactgttgtttactATTGTTTACAGTTGTTTACTATTGTTTACCGTTGTTTActattgtttactgttgtttactATTTCTTACTGTTATGTACTGTTGTTTActattgtttactgttgtttgctattgtttactgttgtttacaGTTGTTTACTATTGTTAACTGTTGTTTActattgtttactgttgtttactATTGTTTACtattttttactgttgtttactaTTTCTGTTATGTACTGTTGTTAACTATTGTTGACTGTTGTTTActattgtttactgttgtttacagttgtttactgttgtttactACCAGCTGAAGTGAACCTCATCGAGCCGTAAACACTGAAACGGTACTTAAGCCTGAAAtagtctttgtttattaatgtttaCTTTGTTTACTGCTGTGAATAAACTTGACATCAGTCTGAGAGCTGAGCATTAACAACACGTTACCGTTATGTTTGATTATCAGTAGTGTTATATGACAGGTTATAAGTAataacatgttgttgttgttgtcatcagTGAGTAAACAACTGTTTGTTGGCGCTGCAGTACTGACCACTGACGTCGGGGGGCACTCCAGTTCCAGCGTCAGACCCGCTGCCTCgagcccccccacaccccccacacccccccaccccccaccccggtTTCAAAAAGCCATTAGTGTCGGACCGCCGCGCGCCTTTGCGCGCAGGAGCGCACGGGACgcgcacttttttttttatttttacgcaTCAGCTCCACCCGGGCTGTTTTTAGCACGTgcgcaggaaaaaaaaacggAAGGAGCGCGAGCGAATTGGGGAAGGAAGCGCGTGGAGACAGACGCGGATTAAAGGAGATGAGACGACAGGTGAGAGGACACGGAGGTGCGGCCACAGGTTggacaggctccgccccctccgtGATGCAGTCGGAACCTCCTTAAttactcacccccccccccactcccactcccactcctacccccactcccaccccccagTCTGCCTctattctctctctccactcctCCATCCACgcgtctctcctcctctcctctcctctcctctcctcggTCTCTTTCGTTTCCAGCGGGATCACGGAGGAGGCGCGCGCGCctggagttgttgttgttgttgttgtttgtttttgttattatttattccaCCGGGCATGGAGGACGTGAAGGACCCGCCGACCGTCCACCGGTCCACCTCCTTCAGCATTAAGAGCCTCCTGCTGCCCTCCAAGTGCGACCGACCGGACTCCTTCTCCTCCGCCACCGCCGCGACAGTCTCCTCGATGCCCGGGTGCCCCTCACCTCCCCCGGGTTCGGACTCGGAGAAGTCGCTGGAGACTCCGGAGGTGGATTCCGCTGCTCCTGGCTTGGAGAAGTCGggcaaagaggaggaagaggaggatgaggatggaggaggaggaggaggcgccCAGGCCGCATCGGAGCCGAGCGCGAACGGCAATCACGGCGCGAAAAACGGGAAATACGACAAGCCCCCGTTCAGCTACAACGCGCTGATCATGATGGCCATCCGGCAGAGCCCCGAGAAGCGGCTGACGCTCAACGGCATCTACGAGTTCATCATGAAGAACTTCCCCTACTACCGGGAGCACAAGCAGGGCTGGCAGAACTCCATCCGACACAACCTCAGCCTCAATAAGTGCTTCGTGAAGGTCCCGCGGCACTACGACGACCCGGGGAAGGGCAACTACTGGATGCTGGACCCCAGCAGCGACGATGTGTTCATCGGGGGGACGACCGGGAAGCTCCGCCGGCGCTCCGCCACCTCCCGGGGGAAGCTGGCGATGAAGCGCGGGCTGCGCTTCGCCCCGCTCGGCCTGGGGATTAACGAGCGGGCGAACAACCCGCTCTACTGGCAGATCTCCCCCTTCCTctcccttcatcaccatcatcacccgCACTATAACGGATCCTCACCCGGATTCCTCAACCAGGCGGCCGGATACGGGTCGCTCCTGCCCGGGGTGGAGCAGCTGAGCAACGGGGACCTGGGGCGCTCCATCCTCGGAGGCTCCGCCGGCGCGCTGGGCTTAACGAACACTTACGGGATGAGCTCGTCGCCCGTCGGGCTGCTTTCGGGTCAGACCGCCGGGTATTTTGTCTCAGGGTCGCAACACTCCGCTGCAGGGACGCCGGGtccacctggaggaggaggaccccATCCACCGCCGCCTCCCCCTCCACCGCCGCCGGGATACGGCGCGTCCCCGCAGGCGCTCCTGTCGGACTCCCTCAGAAACAGCTCCCTGCCGGCCTTCTCTCCGGGGGTGTCCGCAGGCTTCCTCACCCAGAAGAGGGTGACTCCAAATGCCTTCCTAAACTGAACAACCCCCtctccataaacacacacacacacacacacacacacacacacacacacacacacacacacacacacacacacacacacccgtcacGTCCCGGGACGAGGACGCACAACAGACGTCGAGTTCTTCCCGGGAAAGAATTCCggtaaatatgaagaaaaagaaaagataagaaagaaaaaaaaggaaagaagtgaAACTTTTTCTGGTTTCTGCTCAAAGGGACATCGGTTCGTTACCCGCGGGTCCAACTGTAATCTAGACTTGCCAAAGGTAACAGGTTTTATTTCAGAACTATTTATATCTGTACAAAGATTTCAATCCTTCCTTTTTGAcacgtttttttaatttatgtttgtatttatttgtatttaaattctTATTTGTGTCACAAACAGGGGTTAATaataattctttatttattcaagaCAATCGGTGAgacaatcaaactttatttctaCTCTCTTTTTGTtgggagagaaaaataaataaataaataaataaataaatgaagcctTAAAAATCAGAATCGATCAGGGTTTGGAGGAAGAAAAAGCCTAAAAAAGTCATATCTGCGCTCAGGTCCGGCCTAAAAACACGAAACACAGCCAGTCCGTTagtttattacattattattattattattattattattattattattattattatattttttctttaaaaaaatgtccagtttttaggaaaaaaaatgaaattatgcaACTCCACAATCAGAAAAACAGTATTTCGGTTATTTATAATCAAACCCTCcacttgagtgtgtgtgtgtgtgtgtgtgtgtgtgtgtgtgtgtgtgtgtgtgtgtgtgtgtgtgtgtgtgtgtgtgtgtgtgtgtgtgtgtgtgtgtgtgtttgtttaaatttgtctgactttttttatttggaggTAAATCAATAAACGATCTCCGGGTTTACGTTTGGTAGTGACGTCACCAGGTGACTcaatcaccatggtaaccaccGCTCACCTGGTCAGGAGGTGGTTGCGTTCACTGACTCCTTTGTGAGACGCCGGAAAAGCGTCACCCTGACGCGAATGACGTCACCGAACAGAGACGCGTGATGTCAGTAGAGCAGCGTGGACGTGACGTCATCAGGTCATCGGTTTTTATTCTTGTGATCAACCGTTGAAATAATCACGTGATCAATTAGAATCGATCATTTCTCTAAATCCGCCTCTAGATTTATCggagaattaaattaaatatattaatttatgaGTTTACAGCAGTTTTCtctctcagtcacacacacacacacacacacacacacacacacacacacacacacacacacacacacacacacacacaaatcatttaTGTCTTAACTACATAAATGATAAACAAGTAAATATTCCTGAATTCTATCCAATCAAtcgtttgattgattgattgattgattgatcaggCGTCACGAACAAAC
This is a stretch of genomic DNA from Antennarius striatus isolate MH-2024 chromosome 11, ASM4005453v1, whole genome shotgun sequence. It encodes these proteins:
- the LOC137603779 gene encoding forkhead box protein G1-like — translated: MEDVKDPPTVHRSTSFSIKSLLLPSKCDRPDSFSSATAATVSSMPGCPSPPPGSDSEKSLETPEVDSAAPGLEKSGKEEEEEDEDGGGGGGAQAASEPSANGNHGAKNGKYDKPPFSYNALIMMAIRQSPEKRLTLNGIYEFIMKNFPYYREHKQGWQNSIRHNLSLNKCFVKVPRHYDDPGKGNYWMLDPSSDDVFIGGTTGKLRRRSATSRGKLAMKRGLRFAPLGLGINERANNPLYWQISPFLSLHHHHHPHYNGSSPGFLNQAAGYGSLLPGVEQLSNGDLGRSILGGSAGALGLTNTYGMSSSPVGLLSGQTAGYFVSGSQHSAAGTPGPPGGGGPHPPPPPPPPPPGYGASPQALLSDSLRNSSLPAFSPGVSAGFLTQKRVTPNAFLN